AAGCCAGGGAGCACTAGGGGtcactagaagctggaagagacaaagaaggattcTCCCAGATAGACTAGTTCTAAAACATGGCTTTAGAAACTAAATCCAACATTTCCAGTAACCATAGGAACAGTTAAAATAAACTTTGCCATGAAAGCCCTTATATCATGCTTGATATAGGGAGGTAGGAAGATGTAAGAACCAGGACACATGAGACATGACATTTTATCTACAACTCCTGTTTGCTTTACTGAGGGTGTAGTTTCAAATTCAGTCACCCTCTTCAGCTTCAGACTCAGATTCTTCTTCAGCATTTTTGAGCCACTCTCCAAACTTTTTCATTTGCTCAAGGATAACACTTTTCCCCTTGGCAGCATGTGCATCTTTATACCATTTCAGAATGGGTTCTTCACTCAGAACTTCAGCTTTATAAAAGAGCAGCACTATTTTCTGGAAGGCTTTCATGAAACGAATGTCGTCATAGCAATACTCCTGAATCTTCAGTAACGGAGTCAGTTCAGACTGACCTTGAGTTGTAAAGGCAGCAAGGAGAGGGCTGTATTGCTTCAAGCGCTTGATGGCTTGCTCTGCTACAAGCTCCTCTTTTTTGTTCCATTCCACGGTGCTCATTACACTGGACCATACTATTCCGATGACAACTGGTTCTGGGATGTTGTTTTTTTTCATCTCCTCCTTGACATACAAAATTTTATCCTTAAATGGATCACCACGAGACATCTGTTCTTGAAGTTCTTTCTGGAGTTCCTTACGAGCTCCTGTGGTTTGCTGATTCCAAACATACTCTGAAAGCTCTTTCAAGCCTGCCTCGGTAAAATACTTTGTGAAGTGTTCAATGCTTTGTTTATTGGCAGGAAAAAGTTCCATCAGTCTGTTATCCATGCTCACTTTCCAAAGACTTGGAGCTACTGCATtgatatctttttcatttatccatGATTTAAAGAGCTTTACAACCAAAGCTGCTGAAACCCCTTTAACCAAATTCTCATTATAAAGGCTATTAAGAGTGGATGCATTAAGTGTTCCAGTAGCCAGAAGGACACCGGTCAACATAGCCAGGTTGTTCCTCTCCGACTCTGAAAAACCCTTTAAGAACAGCAGCAGCTTTTTAACCTCATCTTCAAAACCTTTCTCCAGGTATTTGTAGCACCTGATTAACTTGTTAAAAACCTGAGCAAATGCTTACATGGTCTCGAGGTCTTCTTGTGCTGCGAACACACAGACATCTGTacgcatcatgtcatctgccagtGTACCGCCTGGGGCCAGCATTCCACCGGCCACCagaatgtcaaagagtgtttctgCATATCGGCAGTAATCAAGTTTTGCTCCAGAAGCATCAAGAAACTTTGCTACTGCTTCCAAATCAGTACCAGTTTCAGTTAAGCCTTGAATAATGCAGTCTTAAAACTGAGTAGAGTCAAACCTCTCTTTTGcatctctttttctggttttaaaacgCTGGCCTGATAGCGTTGCCTTTACTGCTTTTGATTACTCATAAAAGACACCCGAATTTAAGGCGAAGAGAAAAGAGCCAGAAATCCCGGAGGTGGCGGCAACTGCGGTGGTGTCTCCTCCGCCACATGAATATTCTTTACAGCAGTTTTCGTAATAGCTCCAAACTGGCAATTACCCAGAGgccattatttttatatgtactaTGCCATTATTTTTCCAGTAGTATGAGTGAATTGTAGCATATTGCCACTGTTGAATAGTAACCAGTAAATGAGACTGagtaaaagacaaatatatgttttaacaCTTAACGAATCTTACAAATATAATGTAAGAGAAGAAAGCAAGACATAAAGGCTATGtgctgtattattccatttatataaagttcagaaaTATAAGTCATTTGTTGCATTTAAAATGGGGTGTTATGCTCAGCCTGGGGGAGATTGAAAGAATGAGGGGAGAGAATGTAGGGTtctaggcagattttttttttaaaacctgggtACATGTTCACTTTTTACCAATTCAGAGTTCTCTGTGCATTTTTTGATACATGTCTTCTGATACATAatgcaaaagattttttttaagatacttttttaaaaacaacaaaaaataagtacTTAGAAATGAATCTCACAAAGGACATGCAAAACTAATGTAGAGAAAATGATAAAGCTTCATTGAAA
This genomic stretch from Balaenoptera acutorostrata chromosome 12, mBalAcu1.1, whole genome shotgun sequence harbors:
- the LOC130709338 gene encoding eIF5-mimic protein 2-like; amino-acid sequence: MLLEQNLITADMQKHSLTFWWPVECWPQVFNKLIRCYKYLEKGFEDEVKKLLLFLKGFSESERNNLAMLTGVLLATGTLNASTLNSLYNENLVKGVSAALVVKLFKSWINEKDINAVAPSLWKVSMDNRLMELFPANKQSIEHFTKYFTEAGLKELSEYVWNQQTTGARKELQKELQEQMSRGDPFKDKILYVKEEMKKNNIPEPVVIGIVWSSVMSTVEWNKKEELVAEQAIKRLKQYSPLLAAFTTQGQSELTPLLKIQEYCYDDIRFMKAFQKIVLLFYKAEVLSEEPILKWYKDAHAAKGKSVILEQMKKFGEWLKNAEEESESEAEEGD